Proteins encoded by one window of Vibrio panuliri:
- the btuD gene encoding vitamin B12 ABC transporter ATP-binding protein BtuD, producing MMHVKSLSVGERLLPLSFSASQGEIIHVIGPNGSGKSTLLSAVAGLQEHQGEVSIADLMVERASVAQLAEYRAFLSQSDRPAFNLEVAHYLSLSIPAGAKSLIQEVELVVAELAQILRIEDKLHRSVHQLSGGEWQRVRLCAICLQIWPTLNPYAKLLILDEPAAPLDIGQEALLYQLIDRVASMGVTVLMSNHDLNRTLNHADRAILLNQGVVEAFGPTTQVMTSERLSKVFHTQVTCAELNGKQVLLFE from the coding sequence ATGATGCACGTTAAGTCTCTCAGTGTTGGAGAGCGGCTATTACCACTATCGTTTAGTGCGAGCCAAGGTGAAATTATTCATGTCATCGGGCCAAATGGCAGTGGCAAGAGTACTTTGCTCAGCGCCGTAGCGGGCTTGCAAGAACACCAAGGTGAAGTGAGTATCGCCGATCTGATGGTCGAGCGCGCTTCGGTCGCTCAACTGGCGGAATACCGAGCGTTCTTATCTCAATCAGACCGACCTGCCTTCAATCTCGAAGTTGCTCATTATCTTTCACTCTCTATTCCCGCAGGCGCTAAATCACTGATTCAAGAGGTTGAGCTTGTGGTTGCTGAACTTGCACAGATATTGCGTATTGAAGACAAGCTTCACCGTAGCGTGCATCAACTTTCAGGAGGAGAGTGGCAGCGCGTACGATTATGTGCGATCTGCTTGCAAATTTGGCCAACATTAAACCCTTATGCCAAGTTACTGATTTTAGATGAACCCGCAGCCCCCCTTGATATAGGGCAAGAAGCCTTGCTGTATCAACTTATTGATAGAGTGGCCTCGATGGGGGTGACGGTGCTGATGTCCAATCATGATTTAAATCGAACTCTCAATCATGCCGACCGCGCCATCTTATTGAACCAAGGAGTGGTAGAAGCATTTGGCCCCACCACGCAAGTGATGACCTCCGAGCGTCTTTCTAAAGTATTTCATACCCAAGTGACTTGCGCTGAACTGAACGGTAAACAGGTTTTATTGTTTGAGTAA
- a CDS encoding GNAT family N-acetyltransferase has translation MQLLPLHIQHAKPLLEFELSNRDWFESHIAPRATDFYHLTGVQTHIAELLLDQTLGKALPYLIVNQHQTIVGRVNLHNIHDGKAFLGYRVGEKYIGRGVAKSAVSQMLNIAQQHPITQLIAIASVQNLASQSVLTSQGFTAKSQLTNFTQVQGTMLDCIEYQLSFV, from the coding sequence GTGCAACTGTTACCACTGCATATTCAACATGCTAAGCCATTGCTAGAGTTTGAATTGAGCAACCGCGATTGGTTCGAATCTCATATCGCACCACGAGCGACCGATTTTTATCACCTCACTGGTGTTCAAACTCATATCGCTGAGTTGCTGCTCGATCAAACCCTAGGTAAAGCGTTACCCTATCTGATTGTTAATCAGCACCAGACCATTGTCGGTCGAGTTAACCTGCATAATATTCATGATGGTAAAGCATTTTTGGGCTATCGCGTGGGAGAGAAATACATTGGTAGAGGCGTCGCCAAGTCTGCGGTGTCTCAAATGCTCAATATTGCTCAGCAACACCCTATAACGCAGTTAATCGCTATTGCTTCTGTACAAAACCTCGCTTCGCAGAGCGTCTTAACGAGCCAAGGCTTTACTGCCAAAAGCCAGTTAACCAACTTCACGCAAGTACAAGGTACGATGCTTGACTGTATCGAGTATCAACTCAGTTTCGTTTAA
- a CDS encoding MFS transporter, translating into MIELGSPQYKRVTLSLALGSFLVFSNLYLFQPMLPFMASYFAVSETQVNWIFAASTLALSVSLLPWAVASENIGRRRVMLLGLLAMPAIGALMLVTHSLIALVLLRALMGVALAAFASVAVAYMVEELSTKAFSHAIGTYIAANSLGGISGRIVGGTLTDAFGWDSAVLVMVCFTTIGALLVVWLLPQQQHFKPQKGMLKYHNRALVSHLKNRTIWLAMLIGGLNFALFVNLYSVMGFRLVAPPHQLPIGLASLIFLCYLAGTLSSTLTSAWTDKKDPISGMLLGTTISFAGMLIAYFDHLIWMTLGLLLISFGAFFTHTLAYAWVSQKAKRAKATATALYLVHYYIGGSIGGFFLIYCWQHAGWQAVILGGSVLYVAIYWLCFRLEAKSKLHKTNSVIIDYKK; encoded by the coding sequence ATGATTGAACTCGGTAGCCCTCAGTACAAACGCGTCACTCTAAGCCTCGCGCTTGGCTCTTTTCTCGTGTTTAGTAACCTGTACCTTTTCCAGCCAATGCTACCCTTTATGGCAAGCTACTTTGCCGTAAGCGAAACTCAAGTAAACTGGATCTTTGCTGCTTCGACGCTTGCTCTCTCCGTTTCACTGCTCCCTTGGGCGGTAGCATCGGAAAACATTGGGCGTCGCCGAGTGATGCTATTGGGTTTACTCGCCATGCCTGCAATTGGGGCTTTAATGCTCGTTACGCATTCATTGATCGCTTTGGTGCTATTGCGTGCGCTGATGGGGGTGGCTTTAGCGGCCTTTGCCTCGGTCGCTGTTGCCTATATGGTTGAAGAGCTAAGTACCAAAGCTTTTAGTCACGCGATTGGTACATATATCGCCGCAAACTCACTTGGCGGGATCAGTGGACGAATTGTTGGTGGTACCCTAACCGATGCCTTCGGCTGGGACTCTGCGGTATTGGTAATGGTATGCTTTACTACCATAGGTGCCTTATTAGTGGTCTGGCTATTGCCGCAACAACAGCATTTCAAACCACAAAAAGGGATGCTCAAATACCACAACAGAGCACTGGTCTCTCATCTTAAAAATCGCACTATTTGGCTTGCAATGCTGATTGGCGGTTTAAACTTTGCTCTTTTTGTTAACCTATACTCGGTAATGGGTTTTCGCTTGGTCGCCCCGCCACATCAACTTCCTATCGGTTTAGCCTCGCTGATATTTCTCTGCTACCTTGCCGGTACTCTAAGTTCGACACTCACGTCTGCTTGGACAGATAAAAAAGATCCCATCTCTGGCATGTTGCTGGGGACAACCATCAGCTTTGCCGGCATGCTGATTGCGTATTTCGACCATTTAATCTGGATGACTCTTGGCCTGCTGCTGATAAGCTTTGGCGCTTTCTTCACTCATACCTTAGCGTACGCTTGGGTCAGTCAAAAAGCCAAGCGAGCAAAAGCAACGGCGACTGCCCTCTACCTTGTGCATTACTATATTGGAGGAAGTATCGGCGGCTTTTTCCTGATTTACTGTTGGCAACACGCGGGTTGGCAAGCAGTGATTCTAGGCGGCAGTGTTCTCTACGTTGCTATCTACTGGTTGTGTTTCCGCTTGGAAGCAAAAAGCAAACTTCATAAAACAAATTCTGTTATTATTGACTACAAAAAATAA
- the cobU gene encoding bifunctional adenosylcobinamide kinase/adenosylcobinamide-phosphate guanylyltransferase has translation MTVHLILGGARSGKSSFAESQVLASDKSVRHYVATATATDDEMRQRIAHHQARRDEHWQLHEEPLELVSLLRTFSVDEIVLVDCLTLWMSNVIFAGGQTASEEEISRRVADLVSGLEQCAADVILVSNEVGLGVVPMGEVTRLFVDHAGWMNQAIAKVAKQVTFVAAGLPMKLKG, from the coding sequence ATGACTGTGCATCTTATTTTAGGTGGCGCGCGCTCAGGAAAATCGAGCTTTGCTGAGTCACAGGTTTTAGCGAGTGACAAATCGGTGCGCCACTATGTTGCGACTGCCACGGCAACCGACGACGAAATGCGGCAGCGAATTGCTCATCATCAAGCGCGTCGTGATGAACATTGGCAACTGCATGAAGAACCACTTGAGTTGGTCTCCCTTTTGCGAACATTTTCCGTCGATGAGATTGTTTTAGTCGATTGTTTAACCCTCTGGATGAGCAATGTCATTTTCGCTGGCGGTCAAACTGCGTCAGAGGAAGAGATTAGTCGCCGAGTTGCTGACTTAGTCTCAGGGTTAGAGCAGTGCGCAGCGGATGTGATTTTAGTCTCGAACGAAGTTGGCTTAGGCGTGGTACCAATGGGCGAGGTAACTCGTCTGTTTGTTGATCACGCAGGTTGGATGAACCAAGCAATTGCAAAAGTGGCGAAACAGGTGACATTTGTTGCTGCTGGGCTTCCAATGAAGCTAAAAGGGTGA
- a CDS encoding histidine phosphatase family protein: MNFYLLRHGKVSGEPALYGHTDVLVDEQTQQSICQALIDAEFTFDAIVASPLRRCADLASLLEKANPQWQVSYNQQLKEISFGLFDGIPFTELKEQWSVLDAFWQQPAEHPLPQAETLEDFYTRVSQQWSKLVACAQSDTLIICHGGTIRMILAYVLGLDWANARLFSVMQIGNQSLTHIKVTISDSIYPQVCSIGTPLITA; the protein is encoded by the coding sequence GTGAACTTCTATTTACTTCGCCATGGAAAAGTGAGCGGAGAGCCAGCATTGTATGGGCACACTGATGTGTTGGTCGATGAGCAGACGCAACAGTCGATCTGCCAAGCTTTAATCGATGCTGAGTTTACTTTTGATGCGATTGTCGCTTCGCCATTAAGACGATGTGCTGATTTGGCATCACTGTTGGAAAAAGCCAATCCACAATGGCAGGTCAGTTATAACCAGCAGTTAAAAGAGATTAGCTTTGGACTCTTTGATGGCATTCCGTTTACGGAGTTGAAAGAGCAATGGTCAGTGCTTGATGCATTCTGGCAACAACCCGCCGAGCACCCATTACCCCAAGCCGAGACGTTAGAAGATTTCTATACCCGAGTATCGCAGCAGTGGAGCAAACTGGTCGCATGCGCCCAAAGTGATACTTTGATTATTTGTCATGGCGGAACGATTCGCATGATTCTTGCGTATGTATTAGGATTGGATTGGGCGAACGCGCGGTTGTTCTCAGTTATGCAGATTGGCAACCAGTCGCTTACCCACATCAAAGTTACCATTTCAGATTCAATTTACCCGCAAGTCTGTTCTATTGGTACGCCGTTAATTACGGCTTAG
- a CDS encoding DUF1415 domain-containing protein: MKCPNTTPSSEVKSQVNQWLNDVVIGLNLCPFAAKPQRNNQIEIIVSAAQNDEALLEDIFNQLLHLEHTPVEELETTLVVAPHMLDDFWDYNLFIDWVEGIIHQQGWDGIFQVATFHPDYCFADSEPEDASNLTNRAPYPIFHLIREASLERVLKHYPNPELIPETNIARVGALTPAERAQLFPYLFSE, encoded by the coding sequence ATGAAATGCCCAAACACGACACCCTCATCGGAAGTAAAGAGCCAAGTCAACCAATGGTTAAATGATGTGGTAATCGGACTTAATTTGTGCCCTTTTGCTGCCAAACCACAACGCAACAATCAAATCGAAATTATCGTCAGTGCCGCTCAAAACGATGAGGCGCTACTTGAAGATATTTTTAATCAACTGCTCCATTTAGAGCATACCCCAGTGGAAGAACTGGAAACGACACTTGTGGTCGCTCCGCACATGCTCGATGATTTTTGGGATTACAACCTATTTATTGATTGGGTTGAGGGCATCATCCACCAACAGGGATGGGATGGAATTTTCCAGGTCGCAACCTTTCACCCAGATTACTGCTTTGCAGACAGTGAGCCTGAAGACGCTTCCAACCTGACTAATCGCGCCCCTTACCCAATTTTTCATTTGATTCGAGAAGCAAGCCTTGAGCGCGTACTTAAGCATTACCCAAACCCCGAGTTAATTCCGGAGACCAACATCGCTCGTGTTGGTGCTTTAACGCCTGCGGAGCGTGCTCAACTGTTTCCTTACTTGTTTAGCGAGTAA
- a CDS encoding nucleoside triphosphate pyrophosphohydrolase family protein → MHLSKLTQEIFDHLYRDINEFRSTFDLPVAAPESLDDKADTLHTSLAIEELTELAEADSKMEQADAIVDSVYVLMGRLVHLGHDKVEDNIAISYLIDLLLNVAINRGIDFLPCWDEVHSSNMSKVCRSEKEYADTEAFYAEQGIKLMAVQKGDYIIAKCAEDFVSEAKTIRQGKVLKSVYYRPADLAPLTK, encoded by the coding sequence ATGCACCTATCCAAATTAACTCAAGAAATTTTCGATCACCTTTACCGTGATATTAACGAGTTCCGTAGTACTTTTGATCTTCCTGTTGCGGCTCCTGAAAGCCTAGATGACAAAGCGGATACGTTACACACTTCACTGGCTATCGAAGAGTTAACTGAACTTGCAGAAGCAGACAGCAAAATGGAGCAAGCGGATGCGATTGTCGACAGCGTTTACGTTTTGATGGGCCGCTTGGTTCACCTTGGCCACGACAAAGTTGAAGATAACATCGCCATTAGCTACCTAATTGATCTACTGCTGAATGTCGCAATCAACCGCGGTATTGATTTCCTTCCATGTTGGGATGAGGTTCACTCTAGCAATATGAGTAAAGTGTGCCGCAGTGAAAAAGAATATGCCGACACTGAAGCATTCTATGCAGAGCAAGGCATCAAACTGATGGCGGTACAAAAAGGTGATTACATCATCGCCAAATGTGCTGAAGATTTTGTTTCTGAAGCCAAAACGATTCGCCAAGGCAAAGTGCTAAAATCCGTCTACTACCGACCTGCCGACCTTGCCCCACTGACGAAATAA
- a CDS encoding M3 family oligoendopeptidase produces MTAPSWDLSIAYQSLNDEKISQDIELIHQCIVVLQQHVERRDHVSVMQNAIQTKEAAGKLLATINTFALCHASRDATNSEAKALSGQLAKLGSDLSQAYVPYQDMLANAPIDFVQEVLEHDSGDVFGQAFQIACSRRIADTKLSVAEEQLLAAMEVDGRDGWGRLYDNLTGSLQIKLNDEETVGFSQAASLLYGTEFEKQEQAWRGIQQAMALHQESFAAILNALSGWRHTEYQKRSYQREVHFLEPSLHQSRIKAGTLDAMIATTKDNRHIAQKAGLLMAKVHGLSEMKPWNHLAGMPSLSGDVEQSYSFDQAIEVIKAAFAEVDQEMADFVTLMVDNGWIDAQPTSNRRLGAYCTKFAATRTPLVFMTWGGSRSDLLTLAHELGHAFHNWVMRDMPLCQTRYPMTLAETASIFAENIVRDYLLSQAKSPQQQLEMLWEELSSAYALMINIPVRFEFEKAFYQRRLDGELTPEQLCELMSETWQAWYGESMLEPDPYFWASKLHFSISEISFYNYPYLFGYLFSKGVYAQRSNKGDNFYSDYVALLRDTGAMMAEEVVEKHLGMDLTQSDFWQQSIDMVNEKVAQFEALLSQQVGAS; encoded by the coding sequence ATGACAGCGCCAAGTTGGGATCTATCCATTGCTTATCAATCACTGAACGATGAGAAGATCAGCCAAGATATTGAATTAATTCACCAATGTATTGTGGTTTTACAACAGCACGTTGAGCGTCGCGACCACGTCAGTGTGATGCAAAATGCGATTCAAACGAAAGAAGCCGCCGGCAAGTTGCTGGCGACGATTAATACCTTCGCACTCTGCCATGCTTCGCGAGATGCAACTAACAGCGAGGCGAAGGCACTAAGTGGTCAACTTGCTAAGTTGGGTTCTGATCTTTCACAAGCCTACGTCCCTTACCAAGATATGCTCGCCAATGCGCCGATTGATTTTGTTCAAGAGGTGCTTGAGCACGACAGCGGTGATGTCTTCGGCCAAGCGTTTCAGATTGCGTGTAGCCGACGGATCGCAGATACCAAGCTAAGCGTGGCAGAAGAGCAGTTGTTAGCCGCCATGGAAGTGGATGGACGCGATGGGTGGGGGCGGCTCTACGATAACTTGACCGGTTCTTTGCAGATTAAGCTCAACGATGAAGAAACCGTTGGTTTTTCCCAAGCCGCGAGTTTGCTCTATGGGACTGAATTTGAAAAACAGGAGCAAGCGTGGCGTGGCATCCAACAAGCTATGGCACTGCATCAAGAGAGCTTTGCAGCGATTCTAAATGCTTTGTCTGGCTGGCGTCATACCGAGTATCAAAAGCGATCTTACCAACGTGAGGTTCACTTCTTGGAGCCAAGTTTGCACCAAAGCCGTATTAAAGCAGGTACATTGGATGCAATGATCGCCACGACTAAGGACAATCGTCATATCGCGCAGAAGGCGGGATTGCTAATGGCGAAAGTCCATGGTTTGTCTGAGATGAAGCCGTGGAACCATCTCGCGGGCATGCCAAGTTTAAGTGGTGATGTTGAGCAAAGTTACAGCTTCGATCAGGCAATTGAGGTGATTAAGGCTGCCTTTGCCGAGGTTGACCAAGAAATGGCAGATTTCGTGACCTTGATGGTGGACAATGGTTGGATAGATGCGCAGCCGACGTCGAATCGTCGCCTTGGCGCATATTGCACCAAGTTCGCAGCCACGCGCACTCCTTTAGTCTTTATGACATGGGGAGGCAGTCGTTCAGACCTGCTGACACTCGCTCATGAGCTTGGGCATGCTTTCCATAACTGGGTGATGCGAGACATGCCTTTATGTCAAACGCGTTACCCGATGACGCTTGCTGAAACCGCCTCGATTTTTGCCGAGAACATTGTGCGTGACTACCTCTTGTCGCAAGCCAAGAGCCCTCAACAGCAACTAGAAATGTTGTGGGAAGAGTTATCTTCTGCATACGCGTTGATGATAAATATTCCGGTACGTTTTGAGTTTGAGAAAGCGTTTTATCAACGCAGATTAGACGGTGAATTGACCCCAGAGCAACTGTGCGAACTGATGAGCGAGACGTGGCAGGCGTGGTACGGAGAGTCAATGCTCGAACCAGACCCATACTTTTGGGCGAGTAAGTTGCATTTTTCTATCTCTGAAATCAGCTTTTACAATTATCCTTACCTGTTCGGCTACTTGTTTAGTAAAGGGGTTTACGCACAGCGCAGTAACAAAGGTGATAACTTCTATAGTGATTATGTTGCCTTGCTAAGAGATACGGGCGCTATGATGGCGGAAGAGGTGGTAGAGAAGCATCTCGGTATGGACTTAACTCAATCCGATTTTTGGCAGCAAAGTATTGATATGGTTAATGAGAAAGTTGCTCAATTTGAGGCATTGCTCTCGCAACAAGTGGGCGCTAGCTAA
- a CDS encoding LysR family transcriptional regulator, with protein MDSKHLKHFVTVADFGHFTQAAAALHIAQPALSISIKKFEQQLGMTLFRRSERKVELTDEGKVLYKHAKRVLQQIDDAKLAMDELKGLEKGEVRLGAPSMMGSYFFPQVLMAFKSRYPNLKLTLVEAGISTIRKMLLNGELDIGVINQNADLPDDLETDHLLRSEMVAVVGKEHPFAEKDSVSFAEFFAQDLVMFKDGYFHRDYLEEQARQHQLELDCSFETNLLPLILSIVRREFAITALLELVTQHEADIVGIPFEHPVKMELALAWRKGGYLSIAERTFIEFVKDFRQ; from the coding sequence ATGGACTCCAAGCATCTAAAACATTTTGTCACGGTCGCCGATTTTGGCCATTTCACCCAAGCTGCGGCAGCCTTGCATATCGCCCAACCAGCGTTGAGTATCTCAATTAAGAAGTTTGAACAGCAATTGGGTATGACATTGTTCCGTCGTAGCGAACGCAAAGTTGAGTTAACAGACGAAGGTAAGGTGCTGTACAAACACGCGAAACGGGTTTTGCAGCAAATTGATGACGCCAAGTTAGCGATGGATGAACTTAAAGGGCTAGAAAAGGGAGAAGTACGCTTAGGTGCGCCGAGTATGATGGGGTCTTACTTTTTCCCCCAAGTGTTGATGGCGTTTAAGAGTCGTTACCCGAACCTTAAGCTTACTTTGGTCGAGGCGGGGATCAGTACCATTCGGAAAATGCTGTTAAATGGTGAATTAGATATTGGGGTAATTAATCAAAACGCGGATTTACCTGATGATCTTGAGACCGATCATCTGCTGCGTTCAGAAATGGTGGCCGTGGTAGGAAAAGAGCATCCGTTTGCCGAGAAAGACTCGGTCAGTTTTGCGGAGTTCTTTGCGCAAGACTTGGTGATGTTTAAAGATGGCTATTTTCACCGTGACTATTTAGAAGAGCAGGCAAGGCAACATCAACTGGAACTCGATTGTTCTTTTGAGACCAACTTATTGCCACTTATCTTGAGCATTGTTCGTCGTGAGTTTGCGATAACCGCGTTACTTGAGTTGGTCACACAGCATGAAGCGGACATCGTCGGCATTCCATTTGAGCATCCGGTAAAAATGGAATTAGCTTTAGCGTGGCGTAAGGGAGGGTATCTTTCGATCGCAGAACGAACGTTTATTGAGTTTGTAAAAGATTTTCGCCAGTAA
- the btuC gene encoding vitamin B12 ABC transporter permease BtuC, whose amino-acid sequence MDFTQLTSRRHLRWQRTIIWMVVVMLVVSGVYLMVGELFINPFGQLSSLENQLITQLRLPRLLAALAIGASLAVSGAVLQVLLGNVLAEPGVLGISGGASVMMVILLFFFPLLATPIGFMCAAVAGAMLFTLTIVSMTKALRLTTTRLLLIGVALGILASSVVTWAFYFSDDMSLRILMYWLMGSIGGASWYQHILTLITLPVLLWLCFQGSTLDKLMMGEMHAKQLGLDVDAVRWKLILAVSVLVGGAVALGGVISFIGLVVPHLLRLALGSENRYLIPISALAGATLLVFADIVARTALDAAELPLGVVTTTIGAPIFVWMLVKNHDAR is encoded by the coding sequence ATGGATTTTACCCAACTGACTTCTCGTAGACATCTTCGCTGGCAACGAACCATCATTTGGATGGTTGTCGTGATGCTGGTGGTGAGCGGGGTGTATTTGATGGTTGGTGAACTGTTTATTAATCCATTTGGTCAACTCTCATCTCTTGAAAATCAACTGATCACTCAGCTTAGGTTACCGCGTTTACTGGCAGCCCTCGCTATTGGTGCGTCGCTCGCCGTCTCCGGAGCGGTACTGCAAGTACTGCTCGGCAATGTACTCGCCGAGCCAGGCGTGCTTGGCATCTCGGGTGGAGCGAGCGTCATGATGGTTATCCTGTTGTTCTTCTTTCCTTTACTTGCAACGCCGATCGGCTTTATGTGTGCCGCGGTTGCAGGGGCTATGCTGTTTACGCTGACTATTGTTTCAATGACCAAAGCGCTGCGCCTAACCACCACGAGATTACTGCTGATTGGAGTCGCGCTTGGTATTCTCGCCAGTTCAGTGGTGACGTGGGCATTCTATTTTAGTGATGATATGAGCTTGCGTATTTTAATGTACTGGCTGATGGGGAGTATTGGTGGTGCCAGTTGGTATCAACATATCCTGACGTTGATCACTTTGCCGGTATTGCTTTGGCTCTGTTTTCAAGGCTCAACGCTCGATAAACTCATGATGGGCGAAATGCATGCTAAGCAACTAGGCTTAGACGTTGATGCTGTGCGCTGGAAATTGATTCTTGCGGTGTCGGTGTTAGTCGGAGGTGCGGTTGCACTGGGAGGGGTGATCAGTTTTATTGGTTTGGTGGTTCCTCATTTACTGCGCTTAGCCTTAGGGAGTGAAAACCGCTATCTCATTCCTATTTCCGCATTAGCAGGCGCAACGTTGTTGGTGTTTGCCGATATTGTGGCGAGAACCGCGCTAGATGCTGCAGAACTGCCACTCGGCGTGGTGACGACGACGATCGGTGCGCCTATTTTCGTTTGGATGTTGGTTAAAAATCATGATGCACGTTAA
- a CDS encoding succinylglutamate desuccinylase: MTKKLFRQSFLLDSLDLSQDMREGEVTVAAGTRLKLHQRGVLEVIPAQLDDESKHIVISCGIHGDETAPMELVDKFLQDIETGFQPVNERLLIIVAHPEATNAHQRFLESNLNRLFDAKVHEPSKERDIADMLKQRVSDFFATTKESQRWHFDLHSAIRDSRFYTFAVSPKTRHPVRSKALMDFVHSAHMEAILFSNAPSSTFSWYTGETYGAQALTIELGSVAKFGDNNLDKLVAFDLAVRDLISRNAPEHLPRKPLMYRVSRTIVRIHEDFDFLFDDSIANFTSFKHGEVFGHDGDKPLMAKNEGEAIVFPNRNVEIGQRAALMICPVQVRYEDDQIVYD, from the coding sequence ATGACGAAAAAATTATTTCGCCAATCTTTTCTTTTGGACAGCTTAGACCTCAGCCAAGATATGCGTGAGGGAGAAGTCACCGTCGCCGCTGGAACCCGCCTGAAGCTTCATCAGCGTGGGGTATTGGAGGTGATTCCTGCCCAATTAGATGACGAAAGCAAACATATTGTAATTTCATGTGGCATCCATGGTGACGAAACAGCACCGATGGAGTTAGTTGATAAGTTTCTTCAAGATATTGAAACGGGATTCCAACCAGTTAATGAACGCTTATTGATCATTGTTGCACACCCTGAAGCGACGAATGCGCATCAACGTTTTCTTGAGTCAAACTTGAATCGTTTGTTTGATGCCAAAGTTCATGAGCCAAGCAAAGAGCGTGATATTGCCGACATGCTAAAACAGCGTGTGAGTGATTTCTTTGCGACGACAAAAGAGTCTCAACGTTGGCACTTCGATCTGCATAGTGCGATTCGTGATTCGCGTTTCTACACTTTTGCTGTCAGTCCTAAAACTCGTCATCCGGTACGCTCGAAAGCATTAATGGATTTTGTACATAGTGCTCACATGGAAGCGATTTTGTTCTCTAACGCGCCGTCGAGCACGTTTAGCTGGTATACCGGAGAAACATATGGTGCTCAAGCGTTGACGATTGAGTTAGGCAGTGTTGCCAAGTTTGGTGACAACAATCTCGACAAACTTGTCGCATTTGATTTGGCCGTTCGTGACTTAATTTCGCGTAATGCTCCAGAGCATTTGCCGCGTAAACCGCTTATGTACCGAGTGAGCCGCACTATCGTTCGTATTCATGAAGATTTTGACTTCTTGTTTGACGACAGTATTGCGAACTTCACATCGTTTAAGCATGGTGAAGTCTTTGGTCACGATGGTGACAAGCCACTAATGGCGAAAAACGAAGGTGAGGCGATCGTGTTTCCCAATCGTAATGTCGAAATCGGTCAGCGTGCGGCATTAATGATTTGCCCTGTGCAAGTTCGTTACGAAGACGACCAAATCGTATACGATTAG